In a genomic window of Campylobacter concisus:
- the flgG gene encoding flagellar basal-body rod protein FlgG has translation MMRSLYTAATGMIAQQTQIDVTSHNIANVNTYGYKKNRAEFADLMYQVMEYAGTATSQTTTSPTGIEVGLGVRPTAINKIFSQGYFKETSNNLDMVIAGNGFFQIQLPDGTTAYTRNGAFKLDANGTIVNSDGYQLIPQITVPANATQISIGTDGTVSVLQAGEREMAQIGQIELANFINPAGLHSMGDNNYLETSASGNVVVGVAGLDGLGTIRQGFVEMSNVQLVEEMTDLITGQRAYEANSKAITTSDSMLEIVNGLKR, from the coding sequence ATGATGAGATCACTTTACACTGCGGCCACTGGCATGATAGCTCAGCAGACGCAGATAGACGTAACCTCACACAACATCGCAAACGTAAATACCTATGGATACAAGAAAAATAGGGCTGAATTTGCTGATCTTATGTATCAAGTTATGGAGTACGCAGGTACGGCTACAAGCCAGACTACCACAAGCCCAACAGGCATTGAAGTGGGTCTTGGCGTGCGTCCAACGGCGATAAATAAAATTTTCTCCCAGGGCTATTTCAAAGAGACCAGCAACAACCTAGATATGGTAATAGCGGGCAATGGATTTTTTCAGATTCAGCTGCCTGATGGCACAACAGCCTATACTAGAAATGGTGCATTTAAGCTTGATGCAAACGGCACTATTGTAAATAGCGATGGCTATCAGCTCATCCCTCAGATCACAGTCCCTGCAAATGCGACGCAAATTTCTATCGGCACAGATGGCACCGTATCAGTGCTCCAAGCAGGTGAGAGAGAGATGGCTCAGATAGGTCAGATCGAGCTAGCAAATTTCATAAACCCAGCTGGCCTTCACTCAATGGGTGATAATAACTATCTAGAAACAAGCGCTAGTGGTAACGTGGTGGTAGGTGTAGCAGGACTTGACGGACTTGGTACGATCAGACAAGGATTTGTCGAGATGAGTAACGTCCAACTGGTCGAAGAGATGACTGATCTTATAACTGGTCAGCGCGCATACGAGGCAAACTCAAAGGCTATAACTACGAGTGATTCGATGCTTGAAATAGTAAATGGGCTTAAAAGGTAG
- a CDS encoding flagellar hook-basal body protein — translation MQNGYYQATAGMVTQFNRLNVISNNLANVNTIGYKRNDVVIGDFARIFKETQDELPLKNHTKDGAKFLNRTLNRVPQVSEEYTDFSAGGFKYSSNTLDFAIKRDDAFFLVDTPNGVKLSKNGSFSLDGDGYIVTKEGYKVLPSGYEAQSPGQRGIQVPQGEVLTADKNGNLYSNNNQFSKFFIAQPREIRDLKKVGDNLFETRNFNDITELDEADSVMQGYAQMSNVNPVLEMVGLIETQRLVDMYQKVMTSHMNDLNQDAVQKLALKA, via the coding sequence ATGCAAAATGGTTATTATCAAGCCACTGCTGGCATGGTAACGCAGTTTAACAGACTAAATGTGATCTCAAACAATCTTGCAAATGTAAATACGATCGGCTACAAGCGAAATGACGTAGTTATCGGAGATTTTGCGAGAATTTTTAAAGAGACACAAGATGAGCTTCCACTTAAAAATCACACAAAAGATGGAGCAAAATTTTTAAATAGAACGCTTAATCGCGTGCCACAAGTGAGCGAAGAATACACCGACTTTAGTGCTGGTGGCTTTAAATACAGCTCAAACACGCTTGATTTTGCGATAAAAAGAGATGACGCATTTTTCTTAGTTGATACCCCAAATGGTGTAAAGCTTAGCAAAAACGGCTCTTTTAGCCTTGATGGCGACGGCTATATCGTCACAAAGGAGGGCTATAAGGTTTTACCAAGTGGCTATGAGGCACAAAGCCCCGGTCAAAGAGGCATTCAAGTACCACAAGGTGAGGTGCTAACTGCTGATAAAAATGGAAATTTATACTCAAATAATAATCAATTTTCTAAATTTTTTATCGCTCAGCCAAGAGAGATAAGAGATCTTAAAAAGGTCGGCGACAACCTCTTTGAAACTAGAAATTTTAACGACATCACAGAGCTTGATGAGGCTGATAGCGTAATGCAAGGATATGCTCAGATGTCAAACGTAAACCCAGTTTTAGAAATGGTTGGTCTTATAGAAACCCAGCGCTTAGTTGATATGTATCAAAAGGTTATGACAAGCCACATGAACGATCTTAACCAAGATGCTGTTCAAAAACTAGCTCTAAAAGCTTAA